DNA sequence from the Prolixibacter sp. SD074 genome:
ACGTTCTACTTCCGGTAGTTGGCTACCGCGATTGCTAATTTGCTGAATATCCTTTTCTGTAAACATAATCAACCCGTTACTTTAGTGGCTAAAGATAGAAAAAGGTTTAAAAAATAAAAACGAATAAACCTCTCCGGAACCTAAAGTTATCAAGAAGAAATGAACCGCCAGACATAATTTTAGGACTGTTCTAAAAACAAAATACCGCTATCTTTGCGACCATGACAGCTGATGCACACACAAACAGGAACTTTCACTGGGGACACCAACGGAGATACAACGATTTTCCTACCTTTTTCAGGCGCAAATTTAATGGGAGGGTCCAGAAAATCTCAATCGATGCAGGATTTACCTGTCCCAACCGTGATGGAAGCCGGGGAACCGGTGGCTGCACCTACTGCAATAACAAAACCTTCAAACCTACTTACTGTCAACTGGAAAATAGTGTTACCCGTCAGCTGGAAGAAGGCATACAGTTCTTTCGCAAGAAATACGACAGCATCAAATTTCTGGCTTATTTTCAAGCTTATTCCAACACGTATGCCCCGGTGGAAGGCCTCCGGAAATTGTATGATGAAGCCCTGGCCTATCCCGGTGTCACCGGTTTGGTTATTGCCACAAGGCCCGATTGCCTCAACAATGAAGTACTGGATTACTTGCAGGAGCTTTCAGAAAAGTATTATGTGATGGTAGAGCTGGGCATTGAATCGGTGCTGGAGCGTACTTTGAAAGCTATCAATCGTGGCCATGCCTGGGAAGAATCTGTCAGAGCGTTGGAAGAAACATCGCGAAGAGGCATCCACAATTGTGCGCACATGATTCTCGGACTTCCGGGTGAAAGCCGTGAGGAAATACTGGAACAGGCCGATGTCATTTCCCGGTTGCCGGTGGGAAACCTAAAGTTGCATCAGCTGCAGATTCATAAAGGCACAATCATGGCCAAACAGTATGCCGGCACACCGGATATGTTCCATCTGTTTTCAGTGAAAGAATATCGCGAACTGGTGGTCGATTACCTCGAACGGTTGAATCCGCA
Encoded proteins:
- a CDS encoding TIGR01212 family radical SAM protein (This family includes YhcC from E. coli K-12, an uncharacterized radical SAM protein.), whose product is MTADAHTNRNFHWGHQRRYNDFPTFFRRKFNGRVQKISIDAGFTCPNRDGSRGTGGCTYCNNKTFKPTYCQLENSVTRQLEEGIQFFRKKYDSIKFLAYFQAYSNTYAPVEGLRKLYDEALAYPGVTGLVIATRPDCLNNEVLDYLQELSEKYYVMVELGIESVLERTLKAINRGHAWEESVRALEETSRRGIHNCAHMILGLPGESREEILEQADVISRLPVGNLKLHQLQIHKGTIMAKQYAGTPDMFHLFSVKEYRELVVDYLERLNPQIILERFVSSAPDDLLIAPRWGMKNFEFVAKVEKRLKERDTWQGRLFKKG